From a region of the Gossypium raimondii isolate GPD5lz chromosome 10, ASM2569854v1, whole genome shotgun sequence genome:
- the LOC105776591 gene encoding hydroxyacylglutathione hydrolase 1, mitochondrial isoform X3, whose amino-acid sequence MFVFSSVEFLTLFMKRNENMMVRSGLCVWPGNRQLCIRKGLVYGFMHLLSIPFKTLRGASRSLRVAEFCSVSNMSSSLQIELVSCLGDNYAYLLHDVDTGTVGVVDPSEAVPIIDALSRRNWNLTYILNTHHHHDHTGGNAELKARYGAKVIGSGIDKDRIPGIDIVLNDGEKWMFAGHEVHVMETPGYTRGHISFYFPGSRAIFTGDTLFSLSCGKLLEGTPEQMLSSLQRIMSLPDDTNIYCGHEYTLIPRMMHFRLMQPM is encoded by the exons atgtttgttttttcttctgTTGAATTTCTGACTCTTTTTATGAAGAGAAATGAAAATATGATG GTGAGGAGTGGGCTTTGTGTCTGGCCAGGTAATAGGCAACTTTGCATTAGAAAGGGTCTTGTGTATGGCTTTATGCACTTACTATCAATTCCCTTCAAAACCTTGCGTGGAGCGAGTCGATCTCTTAGGGTTGCAGAGTTTTGCAGTGTTTCCAATATGTCTTCCTCATTACAAATTGAATTG gtgtCATGTCTTGGAGACAACTATGCATATCTTTTACATGATGTGGACACAGGCACAGTTGGAGTTGTTGATCCTTCAGAAGCTGTGCCAATTATTGATGCTTTAAGTCGAAGAAACTGGAACTTGACTTATATATTGAATACCCACCACCATCACGACCACACTGGTGGGAACGCAGAGTTAAAAGCAAGGTATGGTGCAAAG GTGATTGGTTCTGGAATAGACAAGGATAGGATTCCTGGAATTGATATTGTTCTAAATGATGgggaaaagtggatgtttgcagGTCATGAAGTGCATGTCATGGAGACCCCTGGTTATACCCGAG GCCATATTAGCTTCTATTTTCCGGGTTCTCGAGCAATTTTTACCGGAGACACTTTGTTCAGCTTATCATGTGGCAAGCTTTTAGAAGGCACTCCGGAGCAG ATGCTTTCTTCCCTTCAGCGGATCATGTCACTACCTGATGATACGAATATCTACTGTGGTCATGAATATACTTTG ATCCCAAGAATGATGCACTTCAGGCTTATGCAACCCATGTAG
- the LOC105776591 gene encoding probable hydroxyacylglutathione hydrolase 2, chloroplastic isoform X2, which produces MLSKTSPDMASFPCSRVRSGLCVWPGNRQLCIRKGLVYGFMHLLSIPFKTLRGASRSLRVAEFCSVSNMSSSLQIELVSCLGDNYAYLLHDVDTGTVGVVDPSEAVPIIDALSRRNWNLTYILNTHHHHDHTGGNAELKARYGAKVIGSGIDKDRIPGIDIVLNDGEKWMFAGHEVHVMETPGYTRGHISFYFPGSRAIFTGDTLFSLSCGKLLEGTPEQMLSSLQRIMSLPDDTNIYCGHEYTLSNSKFALSIDPKNDALQAYATHVAHLRNKGLPTVPSTLKMEKECNPFLRTSNAEIRKALKIPVTANEAEALGIIRRAKDNF; this is translated from the exons ATGCTCTCTAAAACTTCACCTGATATGGCCTCCTTTCCTTGTTCCAGG GTGAGGAGTGGGCTTTGTGTCTGGCCAGGTAATAGGCAACTTTGCATTAGAAAGGGTCTTGTGTATGGCTTTATGCACTTACTATCAATTCCCTTCAAAACCTTGCGTGGAGCGAGTCGATCTCTTAGGGTTGCAGAGTTTTGCAGTGTTTCCAATATGTCTTCCTCATTACAAATTGAATTG gtgtCATGTCTTGGAGACAACTATGCATATCTTTTACATGATGTGGACACAGGCACAGTTGGAGTTGTTGATCCTTCAGAAGCTGTGCCAATTATTGATGCTTTAAGTCGAAGAAACTGGAACTTGACTTATATATTGAATACCCACCACCATCACGACCACACTGGTGGGAACGCAGAGTTAAAAGCAAGGTATGGTGCAAAG GTGATTGGTTCTGGAATAGACAAGGATAGGATTCCTGGAATTGATATTGTTCTAAATGATGgggaaaagtggatgtttgcagGTCATGAAGTGCATGTCATGGAGACCCCTGGTTATACCCGAG GCCATATTAGCTTCTATTTTCCGGGTTCTCGAGCAATTTTTACCGGAGACACTTTGTTCAGCTTATCATGTGGCAAGCTTTTAGAAGGCACTCCGGAGCAG ATGCTTTCTTCCCTTCAGCGGATCATGTCACTACCTGATGATACGAATATCTACTGTGGTCATGAATATACTTTG AGTAATTCGAAATTTGCTTTGTCTATAGATCCCAAGAATGATGCACTTCAGGCTTATGCAACCCATGTAGCTCACCTTCGCAACAAGGGATTGCCCACG GTTCCTAGTACATTAAAGATGGAGAAGGAATGCAATCCATTCCTCCGGACATCAAATGCAGAAATCCGGAAAGCATTAAAAATTCCGGTGACAGCGAATGAGGCAGAAGCCTTGGGTATCATACGCAGAGCAAAGGATAATTTCTAG
- the LOC105777624 gene encoding cysteine--tRNA ligase, chloroplastic/mitochondrial isoform X1: MGTLLKCNKPLFSIRFSSFPNSLRSVQLRTHSFNNPKRRNPIRRCFSSLSPSSQPLINGTTLDKMDGNQQPGSPSSELWLHNTMSKKKELFMPKVEGKVGMYVCGVTAYDLSHIGHARVYVTFDVLYRYLKHLGYEVCYVRNFTDVDDKIIARAKELAEDPISLSRRYCDEFIQDMVHLQCLPPSVEPRVSDHMPHIIDMIKQIVDNGYAYRVEGDVFFSVENFPEYGQLSGRKLEDNRAGERVAVDSRKRNPADFALWKSAKEGEPFWESPWGPGRPGWHIECSAMSAAYLGYSFDIHGGGMDLVFPHHENEIAQSCAACKQSNVSYWIHNGFVTVDSEKMSKSLGNFFTIREVMDLYHPLALRLFLMGTHYRSPINYSDVLLESASERIFYIYQTLHDCENVLSQHDKGLQESIPPETLNVINKFHNDFSTSMSDDLHTPVVLAALSDPLKTINDLLHTRKGKKQAMRIESVAALEKIIRNVLSVLGLMPTSYSEALQQLREMALKRAKLTEDKILQKIEERSEARKNKDYEKSDAIRKDLAVVGIALMDSPDGTSWRPAIPLPLQEQQVAAT; this comes from the exons ATGGGCACTCTCCTGAAGTGCAACAAACCTCTCTTCTCcatccgattttcttcgtttcCCAACTCACTCCGCTCGGTCCAACTCAGGACTCACTCTTTCAATAACCCAAAACGTAGAAATCCAATCCGTCGTTGTTTCAGCTCGTTGAGTCCATCATCACAGCCGTTAATCAATGGCACAACATTGGACAAAATGGACGGCAATCAACAGCCTGGCAGTCCATCATCGGAGCTGTGGCTGCACAATACGATgagtaaaaagaaagaattgtTTATGCCCAAAGTTGAAGGTAAAGTGGGGATGTACGTTTGCGGTGTTACCGCTTACGATCTCAGCCACATTGGGCATGCTCGTGTCTATGTAACTTTCGATGTTCTTTACAG ATATCTTAAGCATTTGGGCTATGAAGTTTGCTATGTTCGGAATTTCACCGATGTTGATGACAAG ATAATTGCTAGAGCAAAAGAATTGGCGGAGGATCCGATCAGTTTGAGCAGACGATACTGTGATGAGTTCATTCAAGATATGGTGCATCTTCAATGTCTGCCCCCCTCTGTTGAACCTCGTGTGTCAGATCACATGCCTCATATCATTGACATGATCAAGCAG ATTGTAGATAACGGATATGCCTACAGAGTTGAAGGTGATGTTTTCTTCTCGGTGGAAAACTTTCCAGAGTATGGCCAATTATCTGGTCGGAAATTAGAAGATAATCGAGCTGGGGAGCGTGTTGCTGTTGACTCAAGGAAGAGAAATCCAGCTGATTTTGCATTATGGAAG TCCGCAAAAGAAGGGGAGCCTTTTTGGGAGAGTCCATGGGGGCCTGGAAGACCTGGATGGCATATTGAGTGCAGTGCCATGAGTGCCGCTTATTTGGGTTACTCTTTTGATATACATGGTGGAGGGATGGACCTTGTGTTTCCTCaccatgaaaatgaaattgcTCAAAGTTGTGCTGCATGTAAACAGAGCAATGTAAGCTACTGGATACACAATGGCTTTGTCACTGTTGACTCTGAGAAAATGTCCAAATCGCTAGGAAACTTCTTCACAATTAGGGAG GTTATGGATCTTTATCATCCATTGGCTTTGAGACTTTTCTTAATGGGAACCCACTATCGATCTCCAATCAACTACTCTGATGTGCTACTTGAAAGTGCTTCAGAACGTATTTTCTACATTTATCAG ACACTACACGATTGTGAAAATGTTCTGAGCCAGCATGACAAAGGGCTTCAGGAGTCCATTCCGCCTGAGACTTTGAATGTCATCAACAAGTTCCATAATGACTTTTCGACTTCCATGTCTGATGATCTCCATACTCCAGTTGTTTTGGCAGCATTATCTGACCCATTGAAAACCATCAATGATCTACTACATACTCGTAAG GGGAAGAAGCAGGCAATGCGGATAGAATCGGTGGCTGCTTTAGAAAAGATAATTAGGAATGTTCTAAGTGTGCTGGGGCTGATGCCAACAAGTTACTCTGAG GCACTGCAGCAGCTGAGAGAAATGGCACTAAAGCGGGCGAAGCTAACCGAAGACAAAATTTTGCAGAAAATAGAGGAAAGAAGCGAGGCAAGAAAGAACAAAGACTACGAAAAATCAGATGCAATTAGAAAAGATTTAGCTGTTGTTGGAATTGCTCTTATGGATTCTCCAGACGGTACAAGTTGGAGGCCTGCCATTCCACTACCATTGCAGGAGCAGCAAGTGGCTGCAacgtaa
- the LOC105776591 gene encoding probable hydroxyacylglutathione hydrolase 2, chloroplastic isoform X1 — protein sequence MFVFSSVEFLTLFMKRNENMMVRSGLCVWPGNRQLCIRKGLVYGFMHLLSIPFKTLRGASRSLRVAEFCSVSNMSSSLQIELVSCLGDNYAYLLHDVDTGTVGVVDPSEAVPIIDALSRRNWNLTYILNTHHHHDHTGGNAELKARYGAKVIGSGIDKDRIPGIDIVLNDGEKWMFAGHEVHVMETPGYTRGHISFYFPGSRAIFTGDTLFSLSCGKLLEGTPEQMLSSLQRIMSLPDDTNIYCGHEYTLSNSKFALSIDPKNDALQAYATHVAHLRNKGLPTVPSTLKMEKECNPFLRTSNAEIRKALKIPVTANEAEALGIIRRAKDNF from the exons atgtttgttttttcttctgTTGAATTTCTGACTCTTTTTATGAAGAGAAATGAAAATATGATG GTGAGGAGTGGGCTTTGTGTCTGGCCAGGTAATAGGCAACTTTGCATTAGAAAGGGTCTTGTGTATGGCTTTATGCACTTACTATCAATTCCCTTCAAAACCTTGCGTGGAGCGAGTCGATCTCTTAGGGTTGCAGAGTTTTGCAGTGTTTCCAATATGTCTTCCTCATTACAAATTGAATTG gtgtCATGTCTTGGAGACAACTATGCATATCTTTTACATGATGTGGACACAGGCACAGTTGGAGTTGTTGATCCTTCAGAAGCTGTGCCAATTATTGATGCTTTAAGTCGAAGAAACTGGAACTTGACTTATATATTGAATACCCACCACCATCACGACCACACTGGTGGGAACGCAGAGTTAAAAGCAAGGTATGGTGCAAAG GTGATTGGTTCTGGAATAGACAAGGATAGGATTCCTGGAATTGATATTGTTCTAAATGATGgggaaaagtggatgtttgcagGTCATGAAGTGCATGTCATGGAGACCCCTGGTTATACCCGAG GCCATATTAGCTTCTATTTTCCGGGTTCTCGAGCAATTTTTACCGGAGACACTTTGTTCAGCTTATCATGTGGCAAGCTTTTAGAAGGCACTCCGGAGCAG ATGCTTTCTTCCCTTCAGCGGATCATGTCACTACCTGATGATACGAATATCTACTGTGGTCATGAATATACTTTG AGTAATTCGAAATTTGCTTTGTCTATAGATCCCAAGAATGATGCACTTCAGGCTTATGCAACCCATGTAGCTCACCTTCGCAACAAGGGATTGCCCACG GTTCCTAGTACATTAAAGATGGAGAAGGAATGCAATCCATTCCTCCGGACATCAAATGCAGAAATCCGGAAAGCATTAAAAATTCCGGTGACAGCGAATGAGGCAGAAGCCTTGGGTATCATACGCAGAGCAAAGGATAATTTCTAG
- the LOC105776589 gene encoding protein GAMETE EXPRESSED 3: protein MPATFFLIFFLFMVASQSTWFPNYPHYPHLFSAQERFRNRGDRLSKPLIGDSGRIYACSEDMLLAFENNGSIAWFLPLGFECNVSKAPVHGGRGKIYLIAENRVLQINIMKIGTSEPAVQVLFDPGPGQRGDEIVGIAVSTLCSSVIINVKNRGLFAYLIRGQLLWSVGPVIDQYGYRQGCWKNVSDCYFASAPVIDQCEASVYISNTEGELYSLSIRSPQFKWIQDLSSFDKLYTITPGNNGLLYVTVPVKSLILALDVSSGNVLWQTSIGQLSSAESSPVVDSYGWVTIGSLDGFLYSFSPTGTLKKFPKAAALDSVIQFSIFLDCSGYAVYFCQTEMEEKVIHMNDQFAHVSAMKPKSSIFTLIVPSTGKIYWSESNHGPFLSSLSQSDLQNFVVDEGMLLAFVTASKIGNQLSCRSKALKLASSCSQGTRKRQSVYTGNRSSMFLLLLLESILLVVLAVVVRFCCVFWRKKKLQDQDLGRFLEKRRSLQLKKKAFDRTITELEHKATEEAVATEETMEELGKLVRERQGIERKLPTTYSLGRDERVLNPKSVLPLSTGRTRSYLFRRAKKGSVTVFHTLSNTSSEGSSSEIEYVSDSEVEEEPVVKGKAKAAIEDESSSNDEQLGRKHQRSPSEPASSSKGYTESLFVEQESGEENFQDEGKGVKTVPSSSRSIWLKRTFSSLN from the exons ATGCCTGCAACCTTTTTCCttatcttcttcctcttcatgGTGGCTTCTCAGTCGACATGGTTCCCTAATTACCCACATTATCCACACTTGTTTTCCGCTCAAGAACGTTTCAGAAATCGCGGTGATAGGCTTTCCAAACCTTTAATTGGAGATAGTGGAAGAATTTATGCTTGTTCTGAGGATATGTTATTAGCATTTGAAAACAATGGCTCCATAGCTTGGTTTTTACCTTTGGGTTTCGAATGCAACGTGTCTAAAGCCCCAGTTCATGGTGGCAGAGGAAAG ATATATTTGATTGCAGAAAACAGGGTACTCCAGATCAATATAATGAAAATTGGAACTTCAGAACCTGCGGTTCAAGTTCTGTTTGATCCTGGACCAGGTCAACGAGGAGATGAAATTGTTGGGATTGCAGTAAGTACGTTGTGTTCATCTGTGATCATCAATGTCAAAAATCGGGGTTTGTTTGCCTATTTGATCCGGGGACAACTACTTTGGAGTGTTGGACCAGTGATAGATCAGTATGGTTACAGGCAAGGTTGCTGGAAAAATGTTTCGGATTGTTATTTTGCTTCAGCCCCCGTGATTGATCAATGCGAAGCTAGTGTTTAT ATCTCAAATACTGAAGGGGAACTTTATTCTCTGTCGATTCGAAGTCCACAGTTTAAATGGATTCAGGACTTAAGTTCATTTGATAAGCTTTACACTATTACACCAGGAAATAATGGCCTCTTATATGTTACTGTACCGGTTAAGTCTCTTATTTTGGCACTAGACGTTTCTTCAGGGAATGTTCTTTGGCAGACCAGTATTGGACAACTGAGTTCTGCAGAATCTTCACCCGTGGTTGATTCTTATG GTTGGGTGACAATTGGTTCATTGGATGGATTTTTATACTCATTTTCTCCTACTGGCACTCTCAAGAAATTTCCTAAAGCAGCTGCATTAGATTCTGTGATCCAATTTAGTATTTTCCTCGACTGTTCTGGATATGCAGTATATTTCTGTCAGACAGAAATGGAGGAAAAGGTTATCCATATGAACGACCAATTCGCTCATGTCTCTGCAATGAAACCGAAAAGCTCAATCTTTACATTGATTGTTCCATCTACTGGCAAAATCTACTGGTCTGAAAGCAATCATG GCCCTTTTTTATCTTCATTGTCTCAGAGTGATCTGCAGAACTTTGTAGTGGATGAGGGTATGCTTCTGGCTTTTGTCACTGCTTCGA AGATTGGTAACCAGCTATCTTGTCGCAGCAAGG CTCTGAAGCTTGCATCCAGCTGCTCCCAAGGAACACGCAAGCGCCAGAGTGTCTACACCG GTAATAGAAGTTCCATGTTTCTCTTGTTGTTATTGGAGTCCATACTCCTGGTAGTTTTAGCTGTGGTCGTGCGGTTCTGTTGTGTCTTCTGGAGGAAAAAGAAGCTTCAAGATCAAGACCTTGGACGCTTTCTAGAAAAACGA AGATCTCTTCAACTTAAGAAGAAAGCATTTGATAGAACAATTACAGAGCTTGAGCATAAGGCTACTGAGGAAGCAGTAGCCACTGAAGAAACAATGGAAGAACTTGGCAAACTGGTTCGAGAAAGGCAAGGCATCGAGAGAAAGCTCCCCACAACCTACAGTTTAGGCAGAGATGAAAGAGTTTTAAATCCAAAGTCTGTTCTTCCATTATCTACAGGAAGAACAAGGAGCTATTTATTCCGTAGGGCAAAGAAAGGAAGTGTTACAGTTTTCCACACTTTAAGCAATACATCTTCTGAAGGAAGCAGCAGTGAGATAGAATATGTTTCAGATTCTGAAGTAGAAGAGGAGCCTGTTGTCAAGGGAAAGGCAAAGGCAGCCATTGAAGATGAAAGTTCAAGTAATGATGAACAGCTTGGGAGAAAACATCAAAGAAGCCCGTCAGAACCAGCTTCAAGCTCTAAAGGCTATACGGAATCTTTGTTTGTTGAGCAAGAATCTGGggaagaaaattttcaggaTGAGGGAAAGGGGGTGAAAACCGTGCCAAGTAGTAGCAGAAGCATTTGGTTAAAGAGGACCTTTTCTTCATTAAACTGA
- the LOC105777624 gene encoding cysteine--tRNA ligase, chloroplastic/mitochondrial isoform X2, whose protein sequence is MFFTGRYLKHLGYEVCYVRNFTDVDDKIIARAKELAEDPISLSRRYCDEFIQDMVHLQCLPPSVEPRVSDHMPHIIDMIKQIVDNGYAYRVEGDVFFSVENFPEYGQLSGRKLEDNRAGERVAVDSRKRNPADFALWKSAKEGEPFWESPWGPGRPGWHIECSAMSAAYLGYSFDIHGGGMDLVFPHHENEIAQSCAACKQSNVSYWIHNGFVTVDSEKMSKSLGNFFTIREVMDLYHPLALRLFLMGTHYRSPINYSDVLLESASERIFYIYQTLHDCENVLSQHDKGLQESIPPETLNVINKFHNDFSTSMSDDLHTPVVLAALSDPLKTINDLLHTRKGKKQAMRIESVAALEKIIRNVLSVLGLMPTSYSEALQQLREMALKRAKLTEDKILQKIEERSEARKNKDYEKSDAIRKDLAVVGIALMDSPDGTSWRPAIPLPLQEQQVAAT, encoded by the exons ATGTTCTTTACAG GCAGATATCTTAAGCATTTGGGCTATGAAGTTTGCTATGTTCGGAATTTCACCGATGTTGATGACAAG ATAATTGCTAGAGCAAAAGAATTGGCGGAGGATCCGATCAGTTTGAGCAGACGATACTGTGATGAGTTCATTCAAGATATGGTGCATCTTCAATGTCTGCCCCCCTCTGTTGAACCTCGTGTGTCAGATCACATGCCTCATATCATTGACATGATCAAGCAG ATTGTAGATAACGGATATGCCTACAGAGTTGAAGGTGATGTTTTCTTCTCGGTGGAAAACTTTCCAGAGTATGGCCAATTATCTGGTCGGAAATTAGAAGATAATCGAGCTGGGGAGCGTGTTGCTGTTGACTCAAGGAAGAGAAATCCAGCTGATTTTGCATTATGGAAG TCCGCAAAAGAAGGGGAGCCTTTTTGGGAGAGTCCATGGGGGCCTGGAAGACCTGGATGGCATATTGAGTGCAGTGCCATGAGTGCCGCTTATTTGGGTTACTCTTTTGATATACATGGTGGAGGGATGGACCTTGTGTTTCCTCaccatgaaaatgaaattgcTCAAAGTTGTGCTGCATGTAAACAGAGCAATGTAAGCTACTGGATACACAATGGCTTTGTCACTGTTGACTCTGAGAAAATGTCCAAATCGCTAGGAAACTTCTTCACAATTAGGGAG GTTATGGATCTTTATCATCCATTGGCTTTGAGACTTTTCTTAATGGGAACCCACTATCGATCTCCAATCAACTACTCTGATGTGCTACTTGAAAGTGCTTCAGAACGTATTTTCTACATTTATCAG ACACTACACGATTGTGAAAATGTTCTGAGCCAGCATGACAAAGGGCTTCAGGAGTCCATTCCGCCTGAGACTTTGAATGTCATCAACAAGTTCCATAATGACTTTTCGACTTCCATGTCTGATGATCTCCATACTCCAGTTGTTTTGGCAGCATTATCTGACCCATTGAAAACCATCAATGATCTACTACATACTCGTAAG GGGAAGAAGCAGGCAATGCGGATAGAATCGGTGGCTGCTTTAGAAAAGATAATTAGGAATGTTCTAAGTGTGCTGGGGCTGATGCCAACAAGTTACTCTGAG GCACTGCAGCAGCTGAGAGAAATGGCACTAAAGCGGGCGAAGCTAACCGAAGACAAAATTTTGCAGAAAATAGAGGAAAGAAGCGAGGCAAGAAAGAACAAAGACTACGAAAAATCAGATGCAATTAGAAAAGATTTAGCTGTTGTTGGAATTGCTCTTATGGATTCTCCAGACGGTACAAGTTGGAGGCCTGCCATTCCACTACCATTGCAGGAGCAGCAAGTGGCTGCAacgtaa
- the LOC105777624 gene encoding cysteine--tRNA ligase, chloroplastic/mitochondrial isoform X3 yields the protein MVHLQCLPPSVEPRVSDHMPHIIDMIKQIVDNGYAYRVEGDVFFSVENFPEYGQLSGRKLEDNRAGERVAVDSRKRNPADFALWKSAKEGEPFWESPWGPGRPGWHIECSAMSAAYLGYSFDIHGGGMDLVFPHHENEIAQSCAACKQSNVSYWIHNGFVTVDSEKMSKSLGNFFTIREVMDLYHPLALRLFLMGTHYRSPINYSDVLLESASERIFYIYQTLHDCENVLSQHDKGLQESIPPETLNVINKFHNDFSTSMSDDLHTPVVLAALSDPLKTINDLLHTRKGKKQAMRIESVAALEKIIRNVLSVLGLMPTSYSEALQQLREMALKRAKLTEDKILQKIEERSEARKNKDYEKSDAIRKDLAVVGIALMDSPDGTSWRPAIPLPLQEQQVAAT from the exons ATGGTGCATCTTCAATGTCTGCCCCCCTCTGTTGAACCTCGTGTGTCAGATCACATGCCTCATATCATTGACATGATCAAGCAG ATTGTAGATAACGGATATGCCTACAGAGTTGAAGGTGATGTTTTCTTCTCGGTGGAAAACTTTCCAGAGTATGGCCAATTATCTGGTCGGAAATTAGAAGATAATCGAGCTGGGGAGCGTGTTGCTGTTGACTCAAGGAAGAGAAATCCAGCTGATTTTGCATTATGGAAG TCCGCAAAAGAAGGGGAGCCTTTTTGGGAGAGTCCATGGGGGCCTGGAAGACCTGGATGGCATATTGAGTGCAGTGCCATGAGTGCCGCTTATTTGGGTTACTCTTTTGATATACATGGTGGAGGGATGGACCTTGTGTTTCCTCaccatgaaaatgaaattgcTCAAAGTTGTGCTGCATGTAAACAGAGCAATGTAAGCTACTGGATACACAATGGCTTTGTCACTGTTGACTCTGAGAAAATGTCCAAATCGCTAGGAAACTTCTTCACAATTAGGGAG GTTATGGATCTTTATCATCCATTGGCTTTGAGACTTTTCTTAATGGGAACCCACTATCGATCTCCAATCAACTACTCTGATGTGCTACTTGAAAGTGCTTCAGAACGTATTTTCTACATTTATCAG ACACTACACGATTGTGAAAATGTTCTGAGCCAGCATGACAAAGGGCTTCAGGAGTCCATTCCGCCTGAGACTTTGAATGTCATCAACAAGTTCCATAATGACTTTTCGACTTCCATGTCTGATGATCTCCATACTCCAGTTGTTTTGGCAGCATTATCTGACCCATTGAAAACCATCAATGATCTACTACATACTCGTAAG GGGAAGAAGCAGGCAATGCGGATAGAATCGGTGGCTGCTTTAGAAAAGATAATTAGGAATGTTCTAAGTGTGCTGGGGCTGATGCCAACAAGTTACTCTGAG GCACTGCAGCAGCTGAGAGAAATGGCACTAAAGCGGGCGAAGCTAACCGAAGACAAAATTTTGCAGAAAATAGAGGAAAGAAGCGAGGCAAGAAAGAACAAAGACTACGAAAAATCAGATGCAATTAGAAAAGATTTAGCTGTTGTTGGAATTGCTCTTATGGATTCTCCAGACGGTACAAGTTGGAGGCCTGCCATTCCACTACCATTGCAGGAGCAGCAAGTGGCTGCAacgtaa